ACATAGACTTGTGCAGAGCAGACGTGCTGTTCGTTGGGCACAGACAGACAAGTAAGCAGACCACAGATGGTTCAAGCTCTGGAAAAGGGCCAGGTTGGGGCCAAAGCACCTGTTCTTGAGCAGGGTAATGGGAAGATGGAGCAGGCTGAACAGAGAGGAGCAGCCACAAAGCAGGGAGCAAATAAATTGCCATGGAGAACAAAGAAAGAGCAGTGAGATAAGGGCCTGCCAGGGGTGACTGGTGCGGAACACAGATGTGGCCACACAAGGCTAAATATTGTGCTGGTAATTTGGGGGCAGAGTCACGGAGACTGCTGAGGTTCATCTACCGGGGACTGACCATTCAACCGCTCTGACTTCTAATGCTCGGATTCCAGTGACAAGCTCCAGTCTTTCTCGGTCATAAATCGATGGATCAGGACTATCTAAGATGGGCCTGAGCCATTCACATCTGGATCCAAACAGCTCCAAATGGGGGTGTGTTCTGGATCCAGGATTTCAGGTCAGGCCCTTCCTCGGACTTGATCCTGGCTCTCTAAAAGGACGGCTCCCACCCAGGCAGTTGTCCTACTCAGCCGCCTTGTCTGGTGGGGATGGCAGGAGACTCACTCCCGACTGTGTGGTAACCAGAAAtacatctcccctccctgctcttgcCAAAGTGCCCTTTCTTCGCTGAACACCACATCAGCCAGTCCACAAGCCAATGCAAAGGAAGGCGTTGCGCAGCCTTTTGCTCTTTGGAGCATGATGCCACCTCCTTGAATCTACAGGCCACACTGCTTGTGCCTGGGGTCGGGTAGGGAGGAGAGTGGGTGTCACCCAGCAGACCCGGGCCTCCTGGCTTCCTTTGTCAAGCTTCTCGGCTCGTCCTTGGCTCGTGtcaccccgcccccactcctccGCTTTACAAAAAGGTCTGGGAGGGTggcggcaggggcagggcctcacatGATGGTGCAGCGGTTCCTACGCAGCGCCCCCTGGAAGCGGATGGTGGTGTGGACATGTTTGCAGCGGGCGCAGCCCACCGTCTTGAGCAGCTCACTGAAGAGTAGCAGGATGTGCCAGTTGTACTTGGCGGAGCACTCGATGTAGCCACACTTCCAGGTCTTCTTCACCAGGTTGGAGACGTTCCAGCGAGGGATCACCCGGCCCCGTTGCAGATCCCGCTTGTTGCCCACGATGATGATGGGGGCCTCTGTGGTGCCAATGACCCTgcaaagaggcagggcagagggacagTGGAGTAGCGGGGTGGGGCGTTGGTAACAGAAAACAAGAAACACATCACTTTCTTCCATGGCGTGAAGGCCACAGGCTGGTACTCTCCAGCCTGTCCCCCAGTGgctcttccctgcttccccaacaACCTTCCAGTTTCCTGTGACAGCTCTTCTGCTTTCCACCAGCTTACCCCTACTCTCCCTCTATTTTACCTTCCCACGAGCATTTCTCTCTCCCGGGGATCCCCTCCCATCCTTTGCCTCCAGCCCCTCAGGTCCCAGTGGCAGAGGATGGCGACCCAGCACCTTCCTTGTGAAATGCAGGAGTGAGGGGGACAGACTGGCAGCTGCTGTCAGGCGATCAGAGGGAGCCTTGTTCTGCACGGAGGGGTATGTCGGAGTCTGTGCCACAAGCTGCCCTGTTACTCACCTGCCTTGTCGCGGCAGCGCAGCTACAGACATTGCTAAGAACCACAAAGCTGCTGTCCCGAGGACTAAACTTGGCCCCACTGTGGCTCTTAATGTGTCTGTGGCTGGGACCAGCAGCTCAGAGATTTCCCTTCCGAGCTGTTTGTGGCCCTTTGCCTTTCTATGATGCTTGAGTGAATTTTGTGTGGGTGAAAGGTGCCTCCTTCTAGCCTGCACCTATTGGAAGATTTCAGTCTCTACAGCCGTAAAGGGGACATGAGACTCCTGGAGAGCCCAGGAGCTCCTGTTTTTCCTCCCCAATCTATCCCTGGGGACGACACACCACTGAAAGCTGATTAACTTTGTGAGCAGGGCCCATTCCCCAGCTCAACTGGGCTCAGGCCAGGAGTAAGGCCGGCAATCACCTACCTCGTTTCCAGGATCTGCTGCCGAATAGTTTTGATGTACTCAAAGCTGTCAAAGCAACAGATATCATAGACTAGGATGTAGGCGTGGACACTCCGGAGCCCCCGGCAGCACGCGTCCGCCCACTCCtgtaacacacacacagggaTTAGTCCAAACTCTGGCACAGACAGCCCCCTTGGCACTGCCCTCAGGGTGTCTCTCGGGCCTTTGGGTGACCAGGCCAGGCCTTCTGATACTGGGGTCCTGGACACTGCATCTCATGCAATGCCAGGCTTGCTTCTGTAAGTGTGGTGGGTGGGCACAGAACCCACCGTGCTCGTCTGTTTCTAGCATCCCTGGGCCTGCTGTATACAGTACCATGGGTCCAAGCCTGCAGGGACCATTGCTTTGGGATGGGTGATCTTATAGGCATAACGGGGGTATTCCCAGCCCGATTTCCCAAGAGTAGCCTCCGCACCCAGCTGGAATAAGTAGCAGGTAATTATAGCAGgcacaggggcaggcaaaatacggCTGTCTGAATACAGCGAGCAGCTCTCTGAACACAGCGAGCCCAGgggagaggctttgcatgctgcccccacccccaagaataTCCtgcaagtcccattgtccagtttCCCTCCAATGACAACTGCCTGTTTACAGGAGGAGGCAGTGTGCAAAGTACCCGTCCCCTCTGGGCTCGCAGTGTTCAGAGTCAGCCAatgtggcccctgcagccagacgAGGGCACAGATAACAGGGaccctggctgaggaacctgctgggatgctggccaggagctgcccaagtgtctcccagccagagtctgtctctggcaccacagcccctccttctaaccttctgcccccctcctgtatccctaCCTCATGGAACCCAAAACCTCGATTACCCTGCACCTGCACCCCCTCTTCCAGGTCACAAACCCCTCCCGGACTTGCAGCCCAATACCCTACCAAATCCCTGCACCTTCTCCTGTTCCAGGACATAACCCCCTCCAAGACCCTGCATTCCCTCCTACGCTGCTCCCCGGTCACAACTCTGTCCTACACCCTGCACCACTTCCTCCACCCCAGTCCTTTGCCCCGGATCACAacccctctccttcacccaaactccctcagatcCCCCCCACTTGCATCCtaattccttaccccaagctccattCCAGAGCCCTGTACCTCCTCCACTAATATtgtggaagagtgcagccctggaccacttaccaaattcttggagtgcccctgcatcaaaaatgattgcccatccttGATCTAGTGCTGGGGTGTCGAGTGATCTGGGATTTATTCCTGGCTATGTTGTTGACTGTGAGACAATGGGGCAGTCACCTAATTGCTGTGTGCCTGTGTTTCTTCTCCACCTGCCCCCTCAACCTCTTCTCAGCCCAGTCACTAactttcctccccctctccctctctttaTCCTCTCAGTCTCCTCTGACTTCCACCCTTGCAAATAAAAGCATGCTCTAGCCCCAACAGGAATTAAATCAGGGAAGTCCTATGGCTGGTGtgacacaggaggtcagactaaaccCCATCAACAAAAACTGCCCTCACCAGCATCTCCAACTACCACACCTCCAGGCAATCTTGAGATCAGGGAACAGCATTGGGTGAAGTCCGCTTTCACCTCTAGAGGGTGGGTTCAAACCTGACTCAGTCAGAGAGTGATCCAAGTGGCTTATATTTGTGGGCTGTTTGTGAtggaggttgggggaaggggtgagaagccGAGCACCTAAAAGTTTGTTCCCCCCAGTGGCCGGGCAATGTAGGGGACTTTTGCACGTGAAAGACCTCAGACGCCAGATCTGCTTAGTAAGCACTTTTCAACAGCACGAAATTCACCTGGCTTGCTAGATACTTGATGGTGCTCGTGATCTGTCCATGGTCCTGAATGAGCTTGTTTGCTAGATTTATAATGCTTGTCTCTGCCTAAGGAATTCACTGAATATTCTGCTCCATGAAGTTTTCCCCTCTGCTGAGCCAGGCGGTACACATTTTTTTAGAGCAGGAGAAGACATTCATTTGCTCTGACTCGATTTCAGACTGGCCATTCATCTCCCTCGCAGAATGACTGTgggccatagaatcatagaataataggactggaagggacctcgagaggtcatcgagtccagcctcctgccctcaaggcaggaccaagctccgtctacaccatccctgacagatgtctatctaacctgttttaaatatctccagagagggagattccaccacctcccttggcaatttattccaatatttgacaaccctgacagttaggaattttttcctaatgtccaatctaaacctcccctgctgcactttaagcccattactccttgtcctgtcctcagtaaccaagaggttTTCCACCCATACGTGGAATATATTTTTGTATGTGTACcaaggcatgtacagatgtgcaccacccatagaaacacatgctgctagctgtggtcagctgggtggcacctgaatctcgcCTGGGTGgacgcccaagcactcagcttacagagaacactggtatGGGGTAGGGCTGCAGGACTGGAACAGCAGAAGGAGCTATAGATCAAGACTGGtggtgcttgtgtgtgtgtggggggggggggagagagagtctTCCAGGACTGGAAGGCCATAGATCAGCATGGGATGTACTAGTCGAGCCAAGGGGGTCCAGGATAACAGCAGAGGATGCTGCGAGTTAGGATTGAGATGCCCTAGCTAGCACAGTGTCAGTCCCTAGTTCCAGGGCTAGGTATTCCCCCTGCATCATCTAGTCTGCAGGGGGCTAGCTCTGACTGAGGGGCGAGGCATGTTACTTACACAGTTTAGGGTTATAAAATGTTACAAAAAGATGTGTGGGgaacagatgggctgtgtctacactggcatgaatttccggaaatgcttaaaacggaatactattccgttttcagtttttccagaaaaggagcgtctacattggcaggctgcttttccggaaaagccctttttccggaaaagcatctgtggccaatgtagacgcgcttttctggaaaagagcccagatcgtcattttcacgattggggcttttttccggaaaagactactgggctgtctacactggcccttttccggaacagtgttccggaataaggacttatgcccgagcgggagcagcgtagcttttccggaatagcggctgattttgtacagtagagcgtcgttgcttttccggaaattcaagggtcagtgtagacaactcgcagcttattccagaaaagcggctgattttccagaacaagtggcccagtgtagacacagccatggagcttTTCAAGCACTTTCCGGACAGAACAGTCAGTGCGTTGTTCGTACTATGCCTTCCTTTTATGTTCTTAAACGCCACCGTTCAGTAGCAGCTAACGCTGCAGTGTATCAGGTCTCACTGAATGCTCTAAGCCCGGACATAAGCCCAGTGAAAAGGCAATGCTAGAAATACAGCGGCTGTCAAAGGATGGAAGAGATGCAAATCCCAGGAAACACACACAGGAGACGTGCCGTCTGCCTGTGGCAGTACACAAGAAGCCAATCCAAGGCAGAGCCACAAAGCTGTGGGGATTTGATCTCTGGCAGCCTGTAAGCCAACCAAATGGACACCCCAGGGACCTCTCCCAGCGTACCACAATTGCTAACAAAACCAGGAAACACGTACGTGTACATGGCAGCTGCCCTAAGGAATGAGGACAGGGTAGGAGTCCCTGATCCTATGGAAGTGGGGAGAGATTTTGGGGAGAGATTTAGGATTCCATATCATAGGGACACAAATTGAGTAGGACAGCTGTACATGCCGGCGAAACTGCAAAATTTCTTGAGACTTGACTATGGCATATAAACATACAgccagggtatggctagactggggggggggggggggcttctgggataccggaggtccagggaacgcatttgctcttccctTTTTTTGTTCTACAAGGCAGaaaggtgtcaagtatcagaggggtcgccgtgttagtctgaatctgcaaaagcagccaggagtcctgtggcaccttatagactaactgaagtgtaggagcataagctttcgtgggcaaagacccacttcgtcagatgaatgtcacatgcatctgacgaagtgggtccttgcccacgaaagcttatgctcctacacttcagttagtctataaggtgccacaggactcctcgccgctttttaaggaagaaaggggcttttaaaagaggggttttttctgacatttggcctgtctagaccgAGCCAAGAAAAGATTtggagtgcattttgcgtacctttttccgacaaaaacttgtagtttAGCTGTACCCTATGAAGGAACTATTGTAGCAAGACATTTTCCTACAATGAATCACCCCCTCTCAAGGTTATGGTATTTGGGAATAAAGCAAGCAAAAAGCCCTAGGAATGGAGGAAATGGCAAGGGACA
The nucleotide sequence above comes from Pelodiscus sinensis isolate JC-2024 chromosome 21, ASM4963464v1, whole genome shotgun sequence. Encoded proteins:
- the RASL10B gene encoding ras-like protein family member 10B is translated as MVTTFKIAVLGAQGVGKSAIVHQFLYNEFSEACAPTKTRRVYLPAVVMNGHVHDLQIMDFPPITSFPVNTLQEWADACCRGLRSVHAYILVYDICCFDSFEYIKTIRQQILETRVIGTTEAPIIIVGNKRDLQRGRVIPRWNVSNLVKKTWKCGYIECSAKYNWHILLLFSELLKTVGCARCKHVHTTIRFQGALRRNRCTIM